In a genomic window of Alcanivorax sp.:
- a CDS encoding DUF2846 domain-containing protein, whose translation MRLAVLLAACLWMLSGCSGLGLGVPSTPGAFIHAPQGKTFKPMDTLDPRNAMVYIYRPITRWGYEEVQAPVFFLDASQLFGLKAGAYSWLELPAGTHDFYARRPLSVLYLKMVFEMPLEVEGGKDYYFRYSETRPLDMEELVADPENYQQAGPLQQVPRAVALREIADLRLDEPGVYYAGRDSKVPRWAPFYTYTTE comes from the coding sequence ATGCGATTGGCTGTGTTGCTGGCAGCTTGCCTGTGGATGCTTTCGGGATGTTCCGGCCTCGGCCTGGGAGTTCCCTCGACCCCCGGTGCCTTTATCCATGCCCCCCAAGGCAAAACCTTCAAACCCATGGACACGCTGGATCCGCGTAATGCCATGGTCTATATCTATCGTCCGATTACCCGTTGGGGCTATGAAGAGGTACAGGCACCGGTGTTCTTCCTGGATGCCTCGCAGCTGTTCGGTCTCAAGGCCGGTGCCTACAGCTGGTTGGAATTGCCCGCCGGCACCCACGATTTCTACGCCCGCCGTCCGCTTAGCGTGCTCTATCTGAAGATGGTGTTCGAGATGCCGCTGGAAGTGGAAGGGGGCAAGGACTACTACTTCCGCTACTCGGAAACCCGTCCGCTGGATATGGAAGAACTGGTCGCCGACCCGGAAAACTACCAGCAGGCCGGGCCGTTGCAGCAGGTCCCCCGTGCCGTGGCCCTGCGTGAGATCGCCGATCTGCGTCTGGATGAGCCTGGCGTCTACTACGCGGGTCGCGACAGCAAGGTTCCGCGCTGGGCGCCGTTTTATACGTATACGACGGAATAA
- a CDS encoding acyl-CoA thioesterase: MLELISAARRRKRPPTHQLFDVVTQEYRVGLLDIDLNMHLNNAKYLKFMDRCRLEHAVVTGLLNRMIEARCNGVVANTEISYIRELRPYQQFQVHTRILGWDDKYVYYDQRFESQRKLHTHALLRVANVYGGKSISPQTLQEITGFNQTSPALPEYVEQWKRLLQTKRRLTESD, encoded by the coding sequence ATGCTTGAACTGATCAGTGCGGCTCGCCGTCGTAAACGGCCGCCTACACACCAGCTGTTTGATGTTGTCACCCAGGAATACCGGGTGGGGTTGCTGGATATTGACCTGAACATGCATCTGAACAATGCCAAATACCTGAAGTTCATGGATCGCTGCCGGCTGGAACACGCGGTGGTCACCGGGTTGCTCAACCGCATGATCGAAGCGCGCTGTAATGGCGTGGTGGCCAACACCGAGATTTCCTACATTCGCGAGCTGCGCCCGTACCAGCAATTCCAGGTTCACACCCGCATTCTCGGCTGGGACGACAAATACGTGTACTACGATCAGCGCTTCGAATCCCAGCGTAAACTGCACACCCATGCCCTGCTGCGGGTGGCCAACGTCTACGGTGGCAAATCCATCAGCCCCCAGACCCTGCAGGAAATCACCGGCTTCAATCAAACCTCCCCGGCCCTGCCAGAGTACGTGGAACAGTGGAAGCGACTGCTGCAGACCAAGCGGCGACTGACGGAGAGTGACTAG
- the egtD gene encoding L-histidine N(alpha)-methyltransferase translates to MNQQQLGPNLTFFDLHPPTTDMLAEVSQSLRSPTPTLHPKFFYDETGSTLFDRITRTPEYYPTRTEASLLHCYADEIQSRLDGIHTIAEPGAGSCKKVRVLLDAWQPAHYMPLEISRECLLGASRRLAHDFPQIQISAVCADYCQAMAMPEGLQQPGRLVFFPGSTIGNFEPAQRATFLRGLRDLAGPGGSLLIGADLQKPPERLHAAYNDAGGLTAAFNLNALHHLNRELNCGFDTDTMRHLAFYNSAQNRIEMHLECLQDQHIQLGDTGLTLTAGTRIHTENSYKFTVEGFSAELVTAGFTPAACWTDSDNLFSLHLACA, encoded by the coding sequence GTGAACCAACAACAGCTCGGCCCAAACCTGACCTTCTTCGACCTGCATCCCCCCACCACCGACATGCTTGCCGAAGTCAGTCAGTCCCTGCGCTCGCCCACGCCGACGCTGCACCCCAAATTCTTCTACGACGAAACCGGCTCTACCCTGTTCGACCGGATCACCCGCACCCCGGAGTACTACCCCACCCGTACCGAAGCGAGCTTGCTGCATTGCTACGCCGACGAGATTCAGTCACGGCTGGACGGCATCCATACCATCGCCGAACCCGGTGCCGGCAGCTGTAAAAAGGTGCGGGTATTACTGGATGCCTGGCAACCGGCCCATTACATGCCACTGGAGATCTCCCGGGAGTGTCTGTTGGGCGCCTCACGGCGCCTGGCCCACGACTTCCCCCAAATACAGATCAGTGCCGTCTGCGCGGATTATTGCCAGGCCATGGCCATGCCCGAGGGCCTGCAACAACCGGGTCGCCTGGTCTTTTTCCCCGGCTCCACCATCGGCAATTTTGAACCTGCCCAGCGGGCCACTTTCCTGCGCGGCCTGCGCGATCTGGCCGGCCCCGGCGGCTCCCTGCTTATAGGGGCAGATCTGCAGAAACCGCCCGAACGACTCCACGCCGCCTATAATGATGCAGGAGGACTCACTGCCGCCTTCAATCTGAATGCACTGCATCATTTGAACCGGGAACTGAATTGTGGCTTCGATACCGACACCATGCGCCATCTGGCATTTTATAACAGCGCACAAAACCGTATCGAGATGCACCTGGAATGCCTACAGGACCAACATATCCAGCTCGGCGACACAGGCCTGACATTGACCGCCGGTACCCGCATTCATACGGAAAATTCCTACAAATTCACCGTGGAAGGGTTTTCCGCCGAACTGGTCACCGCCGGTTTTACCCCTGCCGCCTGCTGGACCGATAGCGACAACCTGTTCAGCCTGCATCTGGCCTGCGCCTGA
- the egtB gene encoding ergothioneine biosynthesis protein EgtB encodes MPDTARQDANATLVTRYQRIRAFSEQLCAPLLTEDMGLQACADVSPPRWHLAHTTWFFETFLLKPHLPGYRVFQPQFEYLFNSYYNGIGEQFSRPQRHLLSRPTGEEVHAWRQQVDQAMMRLIDTQPALADRVTLGLNHEQQHQELLLTDLKYSLSFNPLAPAIGQPLTATDKVAPLSFTTFNGGLVDIGASGNDFAFDNETPRHRVWLEPFSLANRPVTNGEFCAFIEDGGYRRPELWLSDGWAWVQAQHSQRPLYWHEDLDRHFTLAGLQPLHHGQILAHVNYYEADAYARWAGKRLPTEQEWEHAAASQPLEGGFVDNGIYQPGHARDTDLAHLFGDVWEWTASAYLPYPGFQAAAGAVGEYNGKFMCNQMVLRGGSCASSREHLRASYRNFFYPHHRWQFSGIRLAGGPS; translated from the coding sequence TTGCCAGATACTGCCAGACAGGACGCCAACGCCACCTTGGTGACACGCTACCAGCGTATTCGGGCCTTCAGCGAACAGCTCTGCGCCCCCCTGCTCACTGAGGACATGGGCCTACAGGCCTGCGCCGACGTGAGCCCGCCACGCTGGCACCTGGCTCACACCACCTGGTTCTTCGAAACCTTTCTTCTCAAGCCACACCTGCCCGGCTACCGGGTGTTCCAGCCGCAATTCGAATACCTGTTCAACAGCTACTACAACGGCATTGGTGAGCAGTTTTCCCGCCCGCAACGCCACCTCTTGTCACGCCCCACCGGCGAGGAAGTCCATGCCTGGCGACAACAGGTGGATCAGGCCATGATGCGTCTTATCGACACACAACCGGCACTGGCAGATCGGGTCACGCTGGGACTCAATCATGAGCAACAGCACCAGGAACTGCTGCTGACCGACCTGAAATACAGCCTCTCCTTCAATCCCCTGGCCCCCGCTATCGGCCAGCCGCTGACCGCAACAGACAAGGTTGCACCACTGAGCTTTACGACTTTCAACGGCGGCCTGGTGGACATCGGTGCCAGCGGCAATGACTTTGCCTTCGATAACGAGACGCCCCGCCACCGGGTCTGGCTGGAGCCATTTTCACTGGCCAACCGACCGGTCACCAATGGCGAATTCTGCGCCTTTATCGAGGATGGCGGCTATCGCCGGCCGGAATTATGGCTGTCGGACGGCTGGGCCTGGGTGCAGGCGCAACATAGCCAGCGGCCACTGTACTGGCACGAGGACCTTGACCGGCACTTCACTCTGGCAGGGCTACAACCGTTACACCATGGGCAGATTCTCGCCCACGTGAATTACTACGAAGCGGATGCTTATGCCCGCTGGGCCGGCAAGCGCCTGCCCACGGAACAGGAATGGGAGCACGCAGCGGCGTCGCAACCACTGGAAGGGGGATTTGTGGACAACGGCATCTACCAGCCCGGCCATGCCCGCGATACTGACCTGGCTCATCTGTTCGGCGATGTCTGGGAGTGGACCGCCAGCGCCTACCTGCCCTACCCGGGTTTCCAGGCTGCAGCCGGCGCCGTGGGCGAGTACAACGGCAAGTTCATGTGCAACCAGATGGTACTTCGTGGCGGCTCCTGCGCCAGCAGTCGGGAGCATCTTCGAGCCAGTTATCGTAATTTCTTCTACCCTCACCACCGCTGGCAGTTCAGCGGCATCCGGCTTGCGGGAGGCCCGTCGTGA
- a CDS encoding 3-hydroxyacyl-CoA dehydrogenase, translated as MNITDKVAVITGAASGLGQATAEAIIAKGGKVMILDRDDKRGPEVAAELGANAAFVQTDVTDEESVKAAIDATVEKFGAIHVCVNCAGVGSAMKTVGRENKPHDLGVFNMVVKINLIGTFNVARLAAAAMAENEPGEDNERGLIVNTASVAAFDGQVGQVAYAATKGGVVGMTLPIARDLAPLGIRCNTIAPGIFNTPLMNAAPDKVKMPLIEMTQFPKRLGNPAEYAQLVCHMIENSFLNGETIRIDGGIRMQPR; from the coding sequence ATGAATATTACCGATAAAGTGGCCGTGATTACCGGCGCTGCGTCCGGTCTGGGCCAGGCCACGGCCGAAGCCATTATCGCCAAGGGTGGCAAGGTCATGATTCTGGATCGTGACGACAAGCGCGGCCCGGAAGTGGCGGCGGAGCTGGGCGCCAATGCGGCGTTTGTACAGACCGATGTGACTGACGAGGAGTCCGTGAAAGCGGCCATCGACGCCACGGTGGAAAAATTCGGTGCCATCCATGTGTGTGTGAACTGTGCCGGTGTGGGCTCCGCCATGAAGACCGTTGGCCGTGAGAACAAGCCTCATGATCTGGGCGTGTTCAACATGGTGGTCAAGATCAACCTGATCGGTACCTTCAACGTGGCCCGTCTGGCCGCTGCCGCCATGGCGGAAAACGAGCCGGGCGAAGACAACGAGCGTGGTCTGATCGTGAACACTGCCTCCGTGGCAGCCTTTGACGGCCAGGTAGGCCAGGTGGCTTATGCGGCCACCAAAGGGGGTGTGGTAGGCATGACCCTGCCCATCGCTCGCGACCTGGCGCCGCTGGGGATCCGTTGCAACACTATCGCCCCAGGCATCTTCAACACCCCGCTGATGAACGCCGCACCGGACAAGGTAAAAATGCCGCTGATCGAAATGACCCAGTTCCCCAAGCGTTTGGGTAACCCGGCGGAATACGCTCAGCTGGTCTGCCACATGATCGAGAACAGCTTCCTCAACGGCGAGACCATCCGTATTGACGGTGGTATTCGTATGCAGCCTCGGTGA
- the ppnN gene encoding nucleotide 5'-monophosphate nucleosidase PpnN has translation MTETVSTIVAPEGSLEVLSQHEVERLRDTSGSGLHELLRRCALAVLNCGTPTDDSRQVLETYKDFDIEVIQEDRGLRLKVDNAPAGAFVDGRMIRGIREHLSAVLRDIVYVANEIQNNDSFNLSSSQGITNAVFHILRNAGALRAGSSPNMVVCWGGHSISREEYDYSKSVGYQLGLRHKDICTGCGPGAMKGPMKGAHVAHAKQRFKGGRYLGISEPGIIAAEAPNPIVNELVIMPDIEKRLEAFLRVGHGIIVFPGGVGTTEEILYLLGVLLHPDNADMPLPVVFTGPASSADYFRQVDAFIRETLGDSAAQRYQIIIDDPEAVALAMCVGIDRLTLFRRDNDDAFYFNWRLNIPLEFQQPFEPTHEAMAGLDLSPNQPVHLLAANLRRAFSGIVAGNVKEQGIHAIEQHGPYRLHAPGELMTHLDELLKAFVEQHRMKLPGSHYEPCYALVG, from the coding sequence ATGACCGAAACGGTATCCACCATTGTTGCCCCGGAAGGCAGCCTGGAAGTGCTCAGCCAGCACGAAGTCGAACGCCTGCGTGACACCTCCGGCAGCGGCCTGCACGAGCTGCTGCGCCGTTGCGCCCTGGCGGTGCTCAACTGCGGCACCCCCACCGATGACAGCCGCCAGGTCCTGGAGACCTACAAGGATTTTGATATCGAGGTCATCCAGGAAGATCGGGGACTGCGGCTCAAGGTAGACAATGCCCCCGCCGGGGCCTTCGTGGACGGACGCATGATTCGTGGCATCCGCGAGCACCTGTCTGCGGTGTTGCGCGATATCGTCTATGTGGCCAACGAAATCCAGAATAACGACAGCTTCAACCTGAGCAGCAGCCAGGGCATCACCAATGCGGTATTCCATATTCTCCGCAATGCAGGGGCACTGCGGGCAGGATCCTCGCCCAATATGGTGGTGTGCTGGGGCGGTCACAGTATTTCCCGGGAGGAATACGACTACAGCAAGAGCGTGGGCTATCAGCTTGGCCTGCGCCACAAGGATATCTGCACCGGCTGCGGTCCCGGTGCCATGAAGGGCCCCATGAAGGGCGCCCATGTGGCCCACGCCAAACAGCGATTCAAGGGTGGACGCTATCTGGGGATCTCCGAGCCCGGCATCATCGCCGCCGAGGCCCCCAACCCCATCGTCAACGAGCTGGTGATCATGCCGGATATCGAGAAACGGCTGGAGGCATTTCTGCGGGTGGGGCACGGCATCATCGTGTTTCCTGGCGGGGTCGGCACCACCGAGGAAATCCTTTATCTACTCGGCGTGCTACTGCATCCGGACAATGCAGATATGCCCTTGCCGGTCGTTTTCACCGGCCCGGCCAGTAGTGCGGACTACTTTCGCCAGGTTGATGCCTTTATCCGTGAGACGCTGGGAGACAGCGCGGCGCAACGTTACCAGATCATCATCGACGACCCGGAAGCCGTGGCCCTGGCCATGTGCGTGGGCATCGACCGCCTCACCCTGTTCCGCCGTGACAATGACGACGCTTTCTATTTCAACTGGCGATTGAATATTCCCCTGGAATTCCAGCAACCCTTCGAGCCCACCCACGAGGCCATGGCCGGCCTGGATCTCAGCCCCAACCAGCCGGTCCATCTGCTGGCCGCCAACCTGCGTCGGGCCTTCTCCGGCATCGTCGCCGGCAACGTGAAGGAACAGGGCATCCACGCCATCGAACAACATGGCCCCTACCGCCTGCACGCCCCGGGTGAGCTGATGACACACCTGGACGAGCTGCTCAAGGCGTTTGTGGAACAGCACCGTATGAAGCTGCCGGGGAGTCATTACGAGCCGTGTTATGCGTTGGTGGGGTGA
- the dinB gene encoding DNA polymerase IV produces MAQASRKIIHVDCDCFYAAVEMRDDPSLRNRPVAVGGDPHRRGVIATCNYPARHFGVHSAMASSQALRLCPELVIVPPNFDKYRKVSAQIHDIFRRYTSLIEPLSLDEAFLDVSTSEQFDNSATRIAEALRQDIRRELGITVSAGVAPNKFLAKVASDWRKPDGLFVIPPARVDAFVAALPVKKISGVGRVTAERMAGLNLHTCGDLQGMSRLELSQHFGSFGERLYHLSRGEDNRPVQTGRRRKSVSVERTYDKDQPDLTAWLRELDGLLEKLKTRFARLDQHYLISGLTAKVKYQDFVSLSCDKAGDDLDPAHFEALLRQLWERRQGPARLIGIGARLRDLKAPQQPDLFPEEREKALRQQRNRL; encoded by the coding sequence ATGGCACAGGCCTCACGCAAGATTATCCACGTGGACTGCGACTGCTTCTACGCCGCCGTGGAAATGCGTGACGACCCGTCCTTGCGCAACCGACCTGTGGCCGTGGGGGGCGATCCCCACCGACGCGGCGTTATTGCTACCTGCAATTACCCGGCCCGTCACTTCGGCGTGCATTCAGCCATGGCCTCATCCCAGGCCCTACGCCTGTGCCCGGAACTGGTGATTGTACCCCCCAACTTCGACAAGTATCGCAAGGTCTCCGCACAGATCCATGACATCTTCCGCCGTTACACCAGCTTGATCGAGCCGTTGTCACTGGACGAGGCATTTCTGGACGTGAGCACCAGTGAGCAGTTCGATAATAGCGCAACCCGCATTGCCGAGGCGTTAAGACAGGATATTCGCCGGGAACTGGGTATTACCGTGTCCGCCGGCGTGGCGCCCAACAAGTTTCTCGCCAAGGTGGCCAGCGACTGGCGCAAACCAGACGGGCTCTTTGTGATTCCGCCGGCCCGGGTGGACGCCTTCGTGGCCGCCCTGCCGGTGAAAAAGATTTCCGGGGTGGGCCGGGTTACTGCCGAGCGCATGGCCGGGCTCAATCTGCACACCTGTGGAGACCTGCAGGGCATGAGCCGGCTGGAGCTCTCCCAGCACTTCGGCAGCTTCGGCGAGCGGCTCTATCATCTGAGTCGCGGCGAGGATAATCGCCCTGTACAAACCGGCCGACGACGCAAATCCGTATCCGTGGAGCGCACCTACGACAAGGATCAGCCCGATCTGACTGCCTGGCTGCGGGAACTGGATGGGCTACTGGAAAAGCTCAAGACCCGCTTCGCCAGGCTGGACCAGCATTATCTGATCAGCGGACTCACCGCCAAGGTCAAGTATCAGGATTTCGTCAGCTTAAGCTGCGACAAGGCAGGCGACGATCTGGATCCGGCCCATTTCGAGGCGCTGCTGCGACAACTGTGGGAACGCCGCCAAGGCCCCGCCCGCCTGATCGGCATCGGCGCCCGCCTGCGTGACCTGAAAGCCCCGCAGCAGCCGGATTTGTTTCCGGAAGAAAGAGAGAAAGCGTTGCGGCAGCAGCGTAACCGGCTGTGA
- a CDS encoding FAD-dependent monooxygenase, producing the protein MGAGPTGLALGIGLRRHGIDCCIIDRLAEPSPWSRALGLHARTLEIFAALEVLAPIRKASRTMRAVSVYGDKGFLFELDLTTLDAPYPWVLSCPQSDVEKALTERYRSLGGELIRGTELLDFTQDGAGVRARVRQGTEVETITCGLLVGADGVGSTVRQQLGIGFNGVDYDEHFLLADVDWQGPWRSDSSHGFLQEEGPLIALPLPTGWRLIMARDQAWEGELSLQPFTDRLTSILGEAPALGEPRWISRFSVQRRLAHHYRRNRVFLAGDAAHVQSPLGAQGMNTGLADAFNLSWKLAFYLKGYGSGALLDSYEQERKPVAEKMLHGVDLLSRASLVKLPMLRRTRDSLLKMAGGRPGLTRRLLRTASQLDVHYRQSPLVSCGPEAELGWRNRGPLPGDRLPDAALSSVRTGHFHQLHDLLRKPVHHLLLQLGESPSHKERLVLYALSDRLGQEYRERVHLTVVVSRDTPVDQIPREGTIRIWRDHQGEFAAAFGEGPRMWLMRPDGHLAYRAPVSNADHLLEYLDTVLGRVNS; encoded by the coding sequence ATTGGCGCTGGCCCCACCGGCCTGGCGCTGGGGATCGGCCTGCGTCGACACGGCATAGATTGCTGCATCATCGACCGGCTCGCCGAGCCGTCTCCCTGGTCCCGGGCGCTGGGGCTGCATGCCCGTACCCTGGAAATTTTTGCTGCCCTGGAAGTGCTGGCACCGATCCGCAAGGCCTCGCGCACCATGCGGGCGGTCTCTGTTTATGGTGACAAGGGCTTCCTGTTCGAGCTGGATCTGACCACCCTGGATGCCCCGTACCCCTGGGTGCTGAGCTGCCCCCAGTCTGATGTGGAAAAAGCCCTGACCGAACGTTATCGCAGTCTTGGCGGCGAGCTGATCCGCGGCACTGAATTGCTGGATTTTACCCAGGATGGCGCCGGCGTTCGCGCCCGGGTGCGACAGGGCACCGAGGTGGAAACCATCACCTGTGGCCTGCTGGTCGGGGCCGATGGGGTTGGTTCCACCGTACGCCAGCAGTTGGGTATCGGCTTCAATGGCGTTGATTACGATGAACATTTCCTGCTGGCAGACGTGGACTGGCAGGGACCCTGGCGCAGCGACAGTTCCCACGGTTTTTTGCAGGAAGAAGGCCCGCTTATTGCCTTGCCGCTGCCAACGGGCTGGCGGTTGATCATGGCCCGCGATCAGGCCTGGGAAGGCGAGCTGAGTCTGCAGCCCTTCACGGATCGGCTTACCAGTATTCTTGGTGAGGCCCCGGCGCTGGGCGAGCCACGCTGGATCAGCCGCTTTTCCGTGCAACGGCGGCTGGCCCATCACTACCGTCGCAACCGGGTGTTTCTGGCCGGCGATGCGGCCCATGTGCAGAGCCCGTTGGGTGCCCAGGGCATGAACACCGGTCTGGCCGATGCCTTCAACCTGAGCTGGAAACTGGCGTTCTACCTCAAGGGCTATGGCAGCGGTGCCTTGCTCGACAGTTACGAGCAGGAGCGCAAACCGGTGGCGGAGAAAATGCTGCACGGGGTGGATCTGCTGTCGCGGGCCTCACTGGTGAAGCTGCCCATGCTGCGCCGCACCCGCGATTCCCTGCTGAAAATGGCCGGCGGGCGGCCCGGGTTGACCCGGCGCTTGCTGCGCACTGCCAGCCAGCTGGATGTGCACTACCGGCAATCGCCACTGGTGAGCTGTGGCCCGGAAGCGGAACTGGGTTGGCGCAATCGGGGCCCGTTGCCCGGTGACCGGCTGCCTGATGCCGCCTTGAGTTCCGTGCGTACCGGTCACTTTCATCAACTCCACGATCTGCTGCGCAAACCGGTTCACCACCTGTTGCTGCAATTGGGCGAGAGCCCGAGCCATAAAGAGCGGCTGGTGCTGTATGCGCTCAGTGATCGTCTGGGCCAGGAATACCGTGAGCGCGTTCACCTGACCGTAGTCGTAAGCCGGGATACGCCGGTGGATCAGATCCCCAGGGAAGGCACCATTCGTATTTGGCGGGACCATCAGGGCGAGTTTGCCGCTGCCTTCGGCGAGGGCCCGAGAATGTGGCTGATGCGCCCTGACGGGCACCTGGCTTACCGGGCACCGGTGAGCAACGCCGATCACTTGCTGGAGTATCTGGATACGGTGCTGGGGAGAGTTAACAGTTAA
- a CDS encoding putative RNA methyltransferase, whose protein sequence is MPTLKCPSCDLPLQLTGNSWQCDNGHRFDRAKRGYTNLLLAQHRRSRAPGDDKAMVQARTAFLELGRYQPLADALLAGLEEDDQPWLDIGCGEGWYTCQFAQRLGSDNGVGVDISKFAVDAAAKRDKALTWLVASGARLPLFDASQQRVFVLFTRLFTDDIARVLKPGGELIVVGTGEQHLLPLREALYEEVRQSGFDAGKFLDKRFAQIDSQDIHLEWIPDDEQELQNLLAMTPHHWRAKPEAKAGIGKLAGKTMNAHFVIQRWTKEVNS, encoded by the coding sequence ATGCCCACTCTCAAATGCCCCAGCTGCGACCTGCCCCTGCAACTCACCGGCAACAGCTGGCAGTGCGACAATGGCCATCGCTTTGACCGTGCCAAACGCGGCTATACCAACCTGCTGCTGGCCCAGCATCGGCGTTCCCGCGCACCCGGTGACGACAAGGCCATGGTGCAGGCGCGCACGGCCTTTTTGGAACTGGGCCGTTATCAGCCGCTGGCCGATGCGCTGCTTGCCGGGCTGGAAGAGGATGATCAGCCCTGGCTGGATATCGGTTGCGGGGAAGGCTGGTATACCTGCCAGTTTGCCCAGCGGCTGGGGAGCGACAACGGCGTGGGCGTGGATATTTCCAAGTTTGCCGTGGATGCGGCGGCAAAACGTGACAAGGCGCTGACCTGGCTGGTGGCCAGTGGCGCGCGGCTACCCTTGTTCGACGCCAGCCAGCAGCGCGTGTTTGTGCTATTCACCCGGCTATTCACCGATGATATTGCCCGGGTGCTGAAGCCTGGTGGCGAACTGATTGTGGTAGGTACCGGCGAACAGCACTTGCTGCCCCTGCGCGAAGCACTCTATGAAGAGGTGCGGCAATCCGGGTTCGACGCCGGCAAGTTTCTGGATAAACGTTTTGCCCAAATCGACAGCCAGGACATCCACCTGGAGTGGATTCCCGATGACGAACAGGAACTGCAGAACCTGCTGGCCATGACCCCGCACCACTGGCGCGCCAAACCGGAGGCCAAAGCCGGTATCGGCAAGCTCGCCGGCAAGACCATGAATGCGCACTTTGTGATTCAGCGGTGGACAAAAGAAGTGAACAGTTAA